The Candidatus Eisenbacteria bacterium genome contains the following window.
GGGACATGGAGTCCCCCCGCGCGATGGATCGGCTGGTGTGCGGCGACGTGGGATACGGGAAGACGGAAGTCGCGATCCGGGCGGCGTTCAAAGCGGTCCAGGATGGGACCCAGGTCGCGGTGCTCGTCCCGACGACGGTGCTCGCCCAGCAGCACCTCGTGACCTTCACCGAGCGATTCGCCGATTTTCCGGTCCGGATCGACATGCTGAGCCGGTTCCGCTCTCCCCGCGAACAAAAGCAAATCGTGGAGAAGATCCGCCGCGGAGAAGTCGACATCGTGATCGGAACCCACCGGCTCCTTTCCAAAGACGTCCAGTTCAAGAGTCTCGGCCTCGCGGTGATTGACGAGGAGCAGCGCTTCGGGGTCGCCCAAAAGGAGCGGATCCGGACGTTCGTCGAGAACGTCGACGTGCTCACGCTGACGGCGACGCCGATTCCCCGGACGCTCCACATGAGCCTCCTCGGGGCGAGGGACATGTCGGTCATGAACACGCCGCCCCGGGGTCGTTATCCGATCAAGACCGAGATCGTGGAGATGAGCAAGGACGTGATCCGGGATGGGCTCCTCCGCGAGGCCGATCGCGGCGGGCAGTCGTTCTTTGTGCATAACCGCGTCGAGTCGATCGATCGCGTCGCCCACTATCTCCGGAGCGTCGCGCCGCAGCTTCGCTATGGAGTCGCGCACGGCCAGATGCGGGATGTGGATCTGGAGCGCGTCATGCTCGACTTTCTCGAGCGGCGCACCGACGTGCTCGTCACGACCCTGATCATCGAATCCGGGCTCGACATCCCCTCCGTGAACACGATGCTCATGAACCGGGCGGACACCCTCGGTCTCGCACAGATCTATCAGCTCCGCGGCCGGATCGGCCGCTCGCATCACCAGGCGTTTTGCTACCTGTTGGTCCCCGCCGGCACCGTGCTGAGCGAAGAGGCCGAAAAGCGTCTTCGCGTGATCGCGGAGCACGAGGAGCTGGGCGCGGGGCTCACCATCGCGATGCGGGATCTCGAGATCCGCGGCGCCGGAAACCTCCTGGGGCCCGAGCAGCACGGGTTCATGATCAGCGTGGGGTTCGATCTCTACTGCCGCATGGTGGACGAGGTGGTGCAGGAGCTCCAAGGCAAAGCCCCCGAGCGGCGACCCGAACCTTCCATCACGAGCGACCTGCCGGCGTTCATCCCCGAGGAATACATCGCCGATCCGGACGAGAAGCTCGATGCGTACCGCCGGATGGCCGCGGTCACCGAGCCGGGCGAGCTGGAAGAGATTCGAGCCGAGTTCCGCGATCGGTTCGGACCGCTTCCTCCCGAAGCCGAGCACCTCCTCGAGCTGAAAGGGCTCCGCCTGATCGGCAGAGAAGCGGGCGCGACCCGGTTGCGGGTCGGGAGGGATAGGCTCGAAGTGGACTTGGCCGACGCGCTCAGGCGGGAGCAGATACTCCGATTGGTGGCCTCCACTCCAGCCCGGATCGAATTCGCGGGAGGCGGAACGGGGTCCTTCCGCGTCCGAACGCCTGCCGAGCCGATCTCGCTTGCGACAAACCTCTTGCGGGTGCTGGTGGGCTCTGATAGCGTCACGAACCTGCCTCTTCCAGCCGCTGGAAGTTGAACCGCGAGCGGGAGTTCGGGGTACCAGGGGGAAGCGGTGAGGCGCTGGAAGGTCCGCCGATACGACGAATCCAATGAGAAAACTTAGGCCCATCTTGGCCGTGCTGCTTGCGCTCGCGGCTCCCGCATTCCACGACGCCCGGGGGGCGCAGCCGCCTTCCCTCCAGGGCCCCATCGCGACCATCGGGGATCGTCGGGTCGAGGGGGCCGACATTCAGCGCGCGGCTCTCGTGATGGCCGATGATCCGCTGCGGGCCAGAAAACCCGCCCTATGGCGGAAGAAGCTCCTCGATCTCTGCGTCGATCGAGAGCTCCTCGCGTTGGAAGCGGAGCGAGCCGGGTTCCTCAAGGATTCGGCGGTGATGCACGAAATCGAACGCCAGAGGGCGAACGCCCTCTACGCGGTGATCCGAGATCGAATTCTGATTCCCGAGCTCGAGCCCACGGCCGCGCAACTCGACACGGCCCGCGCGGGGGGCCTGTTCCGGCTGGTCAAGGTGTCCTACATCCTGAGCGTCACGGACCCCAAGACGACCCACCAGGTGTCGATCGCGCTCCGGACCGGGGCAAACTTCGATTCGATGGCGTCGCTCTACAGCATTCATTCCTCCTCTACCCGCGGGGGCGATGTTGGATGGATGTGGACCCGCGAGCTGAATCCCGCCTCCCGGAACGCGCTCAAGACCGCGAAGCCGGGAGACCTTTTGGGGCCCTATCCGAATGACCCGGCGCACGAGTTCTACAAAATCGAAGCCTTCAAAGATCCCGACGATGCCGAAATACGCGAGAGGCTTCTGCTCGATCGGGTCCGAGGGCTCGAGTCGCGCTATCACTCTCAACTTCTCATGCGATACAAGCTCGAGCTCAATCCAACCGCCGTGAGCCCGGTCATCTTCGCGGCGGCCACCGAGCGGGCCGACTCGATCCTGGCATCGCTCGGTCCCGACGGAACCCGGCCGGGTCAGGGGGTGCGGCCGGGCCTTGGGATTCTCGCGCGCTTGGAGGGGGATTCGATCACATACTTGGATATCGCGTTTCCGGACATCTTGCCGCGGGACGAGGACGGAAAGGCGCACATCGAGGACACGCAGAGGCTCACGCTCGTATGCGCGACGGCGGTGCTTCCCCGCCTCATCGCCCGGGACGCGCACGAGCGCGGCATCGATCGCGACCCCGCGGTCGCGCGGGTGCTGCGCCTGATCGGGGAGGAGGTCTCGACGCGGGCGATGGTGACGAAAGCCGTACCGGCTCCGAGCGACCCGGGCGCGATCCGCGCGTACTTCGAGTCCCACGCGGCGAGATATCGGCGACCCCCCGCCCGGCGCGCGCTGGTCGCGATGTTCGGCTCGGAGGATAGCGCGCGGATGTCGTTGCGCGCCTGGAACGGGATCGGATTTGGAGATTCCGCCTTGATCGCGCACGGGCTCCGGGCGCAAGAGCGGGCGACCACGGCCACGCTTCTTCCTCGCTTTTACGCGGAGGTTCCACTCTTCGAGACGGACAAGGACCCCCTGAGCCTGGCGGTTCGGAGCTTGAACGAGGGTCAGATGTCGCCCGTGGTCCAGACGCCGCACGGCTATGCGCTCGCTCTGGTGCTCGGTCGGGAGGCGGCCCGGCCCATGACGTTCTCCGAAGCAGCCGCCGATGCCGCGGTCGACGCCCGGGAGGACCGAGAGGGGGCCTGGGTCGCAAGCCAGTTGGACGGGCTGCGGGCCGCGACGCCCGCCCGGACGGTGCCCGCTCGGCTGGACGCGGTCCGACTCGGGAGCCTGAACCCAGGAGGAAAACGCCGATGAGGCGTGATGGAATCATGCGTATCGCCCGGATCGCGGCCTTCGCGGTTCTTGCGACCGTGGCGCTTCCCGCGATGCGGGACAGCGCGGCCAACGAGAGGATCGCGGCGATCGTCAACAAGGAGGTGATTCTCGAGTCCGACGTGGACGAGCAGCTTCGAACCGCCATAGGGACCCTGCATGCCGATCCGAGCGACTCGGCGGCGGTCGCGAAGCTTCGAAAGGACGTGCTCCAGCAGCTCATCGACGAACAGGTGATTCTGGCGGAGGCGCAGCGGCAGGGCATTACGATCGCGAAAGCCGATCTCGACCAGGCGGTGAAGCAAGCGGTGGAAAACGTTCGCGCGCGGCTTGGAACCGAGCAAAATTTTCAGCGCGCGCTGACGGAGGAGAGGACGACCGAGATTGAGCTGCGTCGGAAGTACGAGCCGGAAGTGAAGAAGCAGCTTCTCGTGATGCGTCTTGTCGGACGCGAGGTCCAGAGCAAAACCACGGTGACCGATGCCGAAGTGAAGGCCTTCTTCACGGCGCGGCGCGACTCTCTGGCAAAGAAACCCGAGCAACTGAAGCTCTCGGCGATCGTGCTCGGGTTCGAACCCGACTCGATTCAGGTGAAACGGCTCCGCGTGCGCGCGGACAGCCTCCGGAACCTCATCGTGGGCAAGGGCCGCCCGTTCGAGGAAATCGCGAAGAAATTCTCGGACGATCCTTCCGGTGTGAGGGGGGGCGACCTGGGCACGTTCGGGCATGGAGAAATGGTGGGGGAGTTCGAGGACGTGGCCTTTGCGCTCAAGCCGATGACCGTGAGCCAGCCCGTCCGCAGCCGGTACGGATGGCACATCATCCAGGTGCTGGAGCATTTCGCCAAGACCGACACGTCGGGGGAAAGGGTCCACGCGCGGCACGTCTTGATTCAGGCGGCGCTCAAGCCGGCCGACGAGGAGCGCGCCCGCAAACGGGCGCTCGCGGTGCGGGATTCCCTTCTCAAGGGGGTCGACTTCGCCGCCATGGCGAAGCGCTACTCCATGGACACCTCGACCAAGGACTCGGGCGGTTTCCTCGGAGAGGTGGCGGTGCCCAACCTTCCTCCGTCATTCCGGGAGCCCCTGACTGGCCTCCGCGAGGGAGAGGTGAGCGTCCCTCTCAAGGGGGAAGCCGGCTACTATGTCTTCAAGCTCCTGGGACGCGTCCCCGAGAGAGAGTATCGGCTCGAAGAAATCAAAGAGGATCTGAAACGGATCGTCCTGGACCAGAAGCTCAAGGATGCGTACGACCGCTGGTTGGACCGGATCCGTAAGAACGTCAACATCGAGGTCAAGGACTGAACTCGAGGAGACCGCACGTACATGGCGGCGCGCCGGCACACGCTCCTCTTCACGATGGGAGATCCCGCGGGGATCGGCCCGGAGATCCTGGTCCGAACGCTCGCGCTCAACGCGCTTCGACGTGAGGCGCGCCTTGTTGCGGTCGGCGATCCCGAGGTGATCGATCGGGCCGCGCGTCACGCGCGCGTCCCGCTGCGATTTCGGCCGATCGCCCCGGATCAGTTCGATCCCCTGGCGCACGGCGCTGCGGCGATCCCGCTCGTCATGTCGACCGCGGGCGTCTGGGGAAACTTCGACCCGGGCATCCCCTCCGCGGAGACGGGGAGCACGGCAGCCCGGGCGATCGAGGTCGCGGCCAAGCTCGCCCTGGAGGGCCGCGCGAGCGGCATCGTGACCGCCCCCATCTCCAAGAAGGCGCTCCACCTGGCCGGGTATCCTTTTCCGGGTCACACGGAGTTCCTCGGCTCGCTGAGCGGCTCGCGCGACACGCGCATGCTTTTCGCAGGCGGCCGCTTCCGAATCGTCCTCGCGACGGTCCACCTGGCGCTGCGACGCGTGCCGGAGGAGCTCGAGCCCGAATCGCTCTCGAGCACGATCCAATATGCGGCCGCCGCGCTCCGCAATTTCCGGTGGGGACCGAAGAAGGCGGTCGCCGTCCTCGCGCTCAACCCGCACGCCGGAGAGGACGGGCTTTTCGGGGACGAGGAGAAGCGCGTGATCCGTCCGGCGATGGAGCGGGCGCGCGCGAACGGCATCCGCACCGAGGGTCCCTTCCCCGCCGATACTTTTTTTGCCCGCCACGCTTTCGCGAACGGCTTCGGGATCACCGTTGCGATGTACCACGACCAGGGTCTGATCGCCGCGAAGATGGACGGGATCGGGGGCTCGGCGAACGTGACTTTGGGTCTTCCGTTCCTCCGCACCTCGGTCGATCACGGCACCGCCTTCGATCGCGCGTGGAAGCGCGGCGCCCGTCGGCCCGATCCCTCCGGGCTCGTCAAAGCCGCGCGTGTCGCGATCGACCTGGCCGCCCGAACCGGCGGCCGCCGATTGGAATGGACATGGCCCTGATCCGCCTCGACCACGTGACCAAGTATTATCGGGACCGCCTCGCTCTGAGCGACGTGTCGCTCTCGTTTGAGCCGAGCGAGTGGGTCTTCATCACGGGGCCGAGCGGCGCCGGGAAATCCACCCTCCTTCGTCTCGTATCCTTGGCGGAGCGGCCGACGCGCGGACGCGTGGAGGCGGAGCCCGGCATGCGACGCACGATCGGAATGCTGGGGCAGGAATTCCGTCTTCTCGCCGACCGAAACGTGTACGAGAACATCGCCATCGCCTGCCGGATCGCGGGGGTCTGGGAGCGCGAGGAGATCCGCGAGCGCGTGACCCCGCTCCTGGATGAGATGGGACTCCGGAGCATGGGGGGGCTTTTCCCGGGCGAGCTCTCCGCGGGGGAAAAACAGCGCGTCGCGCTCGCGCGCGCGCTGGTCCGGCACCCCCGGATTCTCATCGCGGATGAGCCCACGGGGAATCTAGACCCGACGGCCGCGTCGCAGATTTTCTCCCTCATGCGCCAGTACCGGGACCGCGAGACGCTCGTGCTGGTCGCGACCCACGTGGAGGACTGGACCCAGCGTCACCCCGGGCGCGTCATCCGACTCGAGCAAGGGGTCGTGTGCTCCGACGCGGCGGGACCGACCTCCTCCCCTGGCTCACGGCCGGACGCCGCCCCACGACCGGACGTCGCCGGGGGCATCTGATGGGGCCTCTCCGCTACATCGCGACCGAGCTTTGGCGCACGCTCAGCCGCCATCGCACACTCTGCCTCGCCAGCGTTCTTTCGATGTCCTCGATCCTGCTCATCCTCCTTCTCTTCATGATGGTGCTCACCGGCGTCGACGACTACACCAAGCAGCTCGAGTCACGGGAGGAAATCTCGGTTTTCTTGAACGAAGGGCTCGCGCGCCAGGACGTCGACCTGCTCGGCGCGCACCTTCGGCTCCTGGCGGGCGCGGACAGCGTTCGCTTCGTGAGCAAAGACGAGGCATGGGAGCAATTCCGTGCCGACGTGGGAGACGAGGCACTGCTCCAGGCTGTCGGCGGCAATCCCCTGCCCTCTTCGTTCGTGATCCGGCCGAAGCCGGAGTATCGGACGGCGGAGGGGGTGCGATCGATCGCGCGCCAGGCGGAAACGCTCCCGCATGTGGAGGACGTGCGCTACGCGGGAGAATGGGTGCTCCGCGCCGAGCAGGTGACAAGGACGCTGCACCAGATCGGGGCGGTGCTCGGCCTCATCATCCTGATCGGCGTTCTCTTCGTGGTGGGGGCGACGACGCGCCTCGCGATTCAGGCCCGGCTCGATTCGGTCCACCTGATCCGCTCGCTCGGGGGAGGCTTTCTCTTCACCGAGGCCCCCTATCTCGCGGAAGGATTCGTCCTCGCGACGATCTCCTCGACGATCACGATCTTGCTGGCGCGCGCGATCCACGATTCCCTCACCGAAGGGCTCTTCCACCTCCCGATGCCCTCGACGGATATCCTCCTCGGATTCGCGGCGGCGGGCGGCCTCCTCGGGCTTCTCGGAAGCTGGATCGCGGTCGCGACGCTGCCGAGGAAATGGCTCCTCTAGGCCGGCGCCTCGCCGCGGTGGCGCTGGCGATGGGCGTGGTGTGGGGTGTCGCCGTCTTCGCAGCTCCCGAGGCCTTCGCCCAGGGCGTGGCTCCACCCGAGGCCGAGCCGCCCGCCGGGGTCCCGCCCGCCGCGGCGCCCCCCGACACGACGAAGCGGGTGGTCGACGAGACACAGGCCGAGATCGAGAACCAGAAACGGGAGCTGGACGCGCTCGGCCGGGAGCTCGAGGAGCGCCGGGCCAAATCGCAGCAGCTCCGAGGCCGCGAGCGGAATCTGCTCGGCGATCTGAAGGAGAAAGAGGTTCAGCTCTCCCTCACGATCCGTTACATGTCCGCGCTCGAGCGCCGGCGGAGGATCGTCTCGGCGGATCTTGGAGGCGCGACCTCGGAGCTTGCGCGCACGGCGGTTCAGCTCGAAGGGGATCGCCGGCGCCTCGCCTGGCGCCTCCGCGAGATCTACAAGCGCGGGCGAAGCCGCGACCTCGAATACCTTCTCTCGGCGCGGTCCTTTCCGGACCTCGTCAACCGCACCTATTTCCTCGCCAAGATCGCCCGCGAGGACCGAAATCAGCTGATGCTGACGCAGGCGCACCGCGTGGAGGTCCAGGACACGAAGGCACGGCTCGAAGAGCGGCAGCGGGAGCTCGACCGGTTGAAGCGCGAGACCGAACGGCAGCGGCGCGTCCAGAAGCAGCTCACGGAGGAGCGGCGTCAGCTCCTCGTGCAGATCCGGGGGGAGCGGAAGTCGAACGAGCAGGCCGCGGCGGAGCTCGAGCGGGCGAGCAAGCGAATCCAGGCCCTGATCGGGGAGTTGGAGAAGCGACGCCTCGCGTCCGAACGCGGGGCCCCGGGCGGGGTGATGCCCCTCTTCGGCGATTTCTCCAAGAACCGGGGCCGGTTGCCCTGGCCGGTGACCGGCAGGATCGTCGGGGCGTTCGGGTACCAGAAAAATCCTCGCTTCGGCACCTCGACTTATAATAGTGGAATCGACATCGCGGTCCCGTTCGGGACCCCCATCGCGGCCGTTTCCAAGGCGCGCGTCGACTACGTGAGCTGGCTCGACGGGTACGGCAAGTGTGCTATACTAAATCACGGTGGCGGCTTCTACACGCTGTACGCCCATGCCTCCGAAATCCTTGTCGCGGTTGGCAGGGAAGTAGCCGCGGGGGAGGTCATTGGCCGGGTCGGGGATACCGGCTCCACCATCGGGACGGCCCTCCATTTCGAGATCCGGCAGGGGAAGACGGCGCTTAATCCCCTCGACTGGTTCCGTTGAGATCGAACCATGGCTGCTGAGACTCTCCGCGGCCAGGATGAAGCGTTAACGCTTCTCCGCGCCGCGTTGCAATCCGGTCACATCGGGCACGCCTATCTCTTCCACGGCCCGTCCGGCGTCGGAAAGACGCGGGCGGCGCTCTATTTCGCGCGGGCGCTGCTCTGCGAATCGAAGGGCGAGGACGGCTCTCCGTGCGGCACCTGTGACGCCTGCCACGCCGTCCTCGGGCTCAGACACCCCGATCTCCAGCTTCTTGTGCCGCTTCCGACCTTTTCCTCCGAGGGAAGAACCGAGCGCCAGGCGGAGGAGGCCCGCTCCGAAGCCCGCGCCGCGATCCTCTCCCGGATGGCGACCGACCCGTACTTCCTGCCGATTTTCGCCAAGCCGGGCGTTCATTCGGTGGAGGATTTGGCGCGCGCCAAGCAGTTCCTTTCGCTGACCGCCCGGCGAGAGGAGGGCGCCAAGGTGCTCATCCTGAAACGCGCGGAGGCGATGACGCCGCCGGCGGCGCACGCTTTCTTGAAAATCCTCGAGGAACCCCAGCCCAACCGGGTGCTCATCCTGGGCGCACGCCAGGTGCGCGCGCTCCTGCCGACCATCCAGTCGCGCTGTCTGCATGTGCGCTTCCGCCCGCTCTCGACCGAGACCATCGCGGAGGTGCTCGTGGAACAGAGGGGCATATCCAAGCCCGTGGCCCGTCTCGCGGCCGCCACCGCCGAAGGAAGCCTCGGCCGCGCGCTGCAACACTTCGAGCCTCCCCTCGACGGCACCGGGAAAGCGGTCCTCGATGAGGGGGAGTTCTCGAGACTCAGGGCGCTGGCGCTCGATCTTTTCGTCCACCCCAGAGAGCCCGCCATCTTGGGCCCGCTCCGCAGGGGCCGCCTCGATCGTGACCGCCCGCGATTTCTTGCGGCGGTCTCGCTCGCGCTCCACTATTACCGCGATGTGCTGCGCTGTCAGATCATGGGAGAGCGAGCCGATCTCGAGAACGAGGACCTCCGCCGCCAGGTCGTGGCGGACGCGCGCGCGATCGCCGCGGGATCGCTGACGCAGAGGGTGCGCGTGCTCGAGGAAATCGCCGAGGCGGTCCAGTCCAACGTCACCATCCCCTACGCGGTCGCGTCGGCCCAGTATCGCATGGCGCCGGGTCGGACATGATCGATTCGAGAGGAACCCCGCAGCGCGGGGATCACGCTATGAACGAGCTGATCGAGGTCATTTTCAAAGGACGCCGGCGGGAGTACTTCACGAATCCGCGTGAGATTCCGGTTCAAGAAGGGGACTGGGTCATCGTTCAGGCGGACCGCGGGGTCGATCTGGGGAAGGTCCACCACACGAGCGAGTGGGTGAAGCGCGATGACGCGCCCGCGAAGCTCCGGGA
Protein-coding sequences here:
- the pdxA gene encoding 4-hydroxythreonine-4-phosphate dehydrogenase PdxA, coding for MAARRHTLLFTMGDPAGIGPEILVRTLALNALRREARLVAVGDPEVIDRAARHARVPLRFRPIAPDQFDPLAHGAAAIPLVMSTAGVWGNFDPGIPSAETGSTAARAIEVAAKLALEGRASGIVTAPISKKALHLAGYPFPGHTEFLGSLSGSRDTRMLFAGGRFRIVLATVHLALRRVPEELEPESLSSTIQYAAAALRNFRWGPKKAVAVLALNPHAGEDGLFGDEEKRVIRPAMERARANGIRTEGPFPADTFFARHAFANGFGITVAMYHDQGLIAAKMDGIGGSANVTLGLPFLRTSVDHGTAFDRAWKRGARRPDPSGLVKAARVAIDLAARTGGRRLEWTWP
- a CDS encoding ATP-binding cassette domain-containing protein; the protein is MIRLDHVTKYYRDRLALSDVSLSFEPSEWVFITGPSGAGKSTLLRLVSLAERPTRGRVEAEPGMRRTIGMLGQEFRLLADRNVYENIAIACRIAGVWEREEIRERVTPLLDEMGLRSMGGLFPGELSAGEKQRVALARALVRHPRILIADEPTGNLDPTAASQIFSLMRQYRDRETLVLVATHVEDWTQRHPGRVIRLEQGVVCSDAAGPTSSPGSRPDAAPRPDVAGGI